From a region of the Nonlabens sp. Hel1_33_55 genome:
- a CDS encoding DUF1569 domain-containing protein encodes MKNPLQKQFDQLESYFEKGDLVAPSVSAQGIYWHVDHSLRILEGVPEMMRQSKPEDYKPKSSLIKFVIMNTGWMPRGKGKSPKHVLPEDHLLDKEHIARRMDHAFHQINTIKDLDDDSFMRHPLFGSLNKKETVKFLTIHTNHHLKIMRDIVNKKVS; translated from the coding sequence ATGAAAAACCCTTTACAAAAACAATTTGACCAACTTGAGTCCTACTTTGAAAAGGGTGATCTGGTAGCACCTAGCGTATCTGCCCAAGGAATTTACTGGCATGTGGATCACAGTTTACGCATATTGGAAGGCGTTCCAGAAATGATGCGACAATCTAAACCTGAAGATTATAAACCGAAATCTTCCTTGATCAAGTTTGTGATAATGAATACCGGCTGGATGCCACGTGGTAAAGGGAAATCACCCAAACACGTTTTGCCAGAAGATCATTTACTTGACAAGGAACACATCGCGCGACGCATGGATCACGCTTTTCATCAAATCAATACCATTAAAGATTTAGATGACGATTCCTTTATGCGCCATCCCTTATTTGGGTCACTGAATAAAAAAGAAACCGTCAAATTTCTAACGATTCATACGAATCACCATTTGAAGATCATGCGTGATATCGTGAATAAGAAAGTTTCCTAG